From Rutidosis leptorrhynchoides isolate AG116_Rl617_1_P2 chromosome 3, CSIRO_AGI_Rlap_v1, whole genome shotgun sequence, a single genomic window includes:
- the LOC139901126 gene encoding uncharacterized protein: protein MPTKCNELHIVEFGPSTVTVTLVERSLLAREEAMNMLKYHLTRAHDRMKCYADKKRTERSFVVVVKQVGQVAYQLQLPHTSRIHPVFHVSQLKLHNGSPPVEMSKIPTVNQDDLLIVEPAKILDRRLTKKGDGATISLLVQWQNGSADDATWEVIEDFQQRFPDFNLDS from the exons ATGCCTACAAAGTGTAATGAATTGCATATAGTTGAATTTGGACCCTCTACA GTTACTGTTACACTGGTTGAAAGATCTCTGTTGGCAAGAGAAGAGGCAATGAATATGCTCAAATACCATTTGACAAGAGCACATGATAGAATGAAGTGTTATGCAGACAAGAAGAGGACTGAGAGATCATTTGTAGTAG TGGTTAAACAAGTGGGCCAGGTGGCTTATCAGTTGCAGCTACCACACACTTCAAGAATCCACCCAGTTTTTCATGTTTCACAGTTAAAGTTACACAACGGCAGTCCACCTGTGGAAATGAGCAAGATTCCAACAGTTAACCAGGATGATTTGCTTATAGTTGAACCTGCTAAAATTTTAGATCGACGTCTTACAAAGAAAGGCGATGGAGCTACGATCTCATTATTGGTGCAATGGCAGAATGGTAGTGCAGATGATGCAACTTGGGAGGTGATTGAAGACTTCCAGCAACGATTCCCAGATTTTAATTTGGATTCTTGA